One window of Phaenicophaeus curvirostris isolate KB17595 chromosome 22, BPBGC_Pcur_1.0, whole genome shotgun sequence genomic DNA carries:
- the EXOSC10 gene encoding exosome complex component 10 produces the protein MAAAAGPGSGSAAAEGPAGQEERGEAAGRPAETVTGGEPVLPGFADADAFVKYALGTVVAATKASNGLPQPGDEYDFYRSFPGFRAYCETQGDRLLHCMSRVMQYHGCRSHIKDRSKVTELEDKFDMLVDSNDAILERVGILLDEAAGVNRNQQPILPAGLQPPQIIVSSWNRKAGEAHKRTQSETFRLLHAKNISRPQLKFQEKIDNSNTPFVPKLFIKPNALKPLPEALTKSGRERKERPEDLDVPAALADFIHQQRTQQNEQDMFAHPYQYELEHFSPPDGVLTKPEPQMYRPIKETPCHFVTTLDQLVELNEKLMNCKEFALDLEHHSYRSFLGLTCLMQISTRTEDFIIDTLELRSDMNILNETFTDPAIVKVLHGGDSDVEWLQKDFGLYLVNMFDTHQAARLLNLGRHSLDHLLKLYCNVDADKQYQLADWRIRPLPEEMIQYARDDTHYLLYIYDKVREALWEKGNEQPTQLQVVWQRSKDICLKKYIKPLFTDESYLELYRRQKKHLNTQQLAAFRLLFAWRDKMARQEDESTGYVLPNHMLLKIAEELPKEPQGIIACCNPVPPLVRQQINELHLLIQQAREMPLLKSEVSSVVKKRAPLSNPERLENNTFFGPHDSSRIPMDDFQNNSALEPVPIFEHGCLFSDNERTMNIQDVQPDSTCLVATATVSIFNECEEDEGNEKALTAAQQKAQRIMESFENPFKMYLPAEQNPAYVSQSAKFDPSSKIYEISNRWKLMSQTQAKKETKDETKKKAAQQSAARDQAQKVYKEAAENIVSVRQQAMQEQANKKRERVISETGTELPKQEKKRPKASQQSEELEAPKQFTPFDYSKTNFKVFAGSSKLKQSPQFDPAKQAYAGKKQKFAGANKLQQSGNRSMTYLAGKGDRGSKHHWPKR, from the exons atggcggcggccgcgggcccAGGGAGCGGCAGCGCGGCGGCCGAGGGCCCCGCGGGGCAAGAAGAACGCGGCGAGGCCGCGGGGCGACCCGCCGAGACGGTGACGGGCGGCGAGCCCGTGCTTCCTGGCTTCGCTGACGCCGATGCCTTCGTTAAG TATGCTCTTGGCACAGTGGTGGCTGCGACAAAGGCGTCCAATGGGCTTCCTCAGCCTGGCGATGAGTATGACTTCTACCGAAGCTTCCCTGGTTTCCGGGCGTACTGCGAGACACAGGGTGACCGACTCCTTCACTG CATGAGCAGGGTGATGCAGTACCATGGCTGCCGTAGCCACATCAAAGATCGCAGCAAAGTGACAGAGCTGGAGGATAAATTTGATATGCTGGTTGACTCCAATGACGCAATTCTTGAAAGAGTG GGTATTTTATTGGATGAAGCAGCAGGAGTGAACAGAAACCAGCAGCCAATCCTTCCTGCTGGGTTACAGCCCCCACAGATTATCGTTTCCAGCTGGAACCGCAAG GCAGGAGAAGCCCACAAGAGAACTCAGTCTGAAACTTTCCGACTGCTTCATGCCAAGAATATCTCTCGACCGCAgcttaaatttcaggaaaagatTGACAATTCCAATACTCCCTTTGTACCTAAACTTTTTATCAAGCCAAATGCTTTGAAACCTTTGCCTGAAG CCCTCACTAAAAGTGGACGGGAACGAAAGGAGCGCCCTGAAGACTTGGATGTACCAGCTGCCTTGGCAGACTTCATACACCAGCAGAGGACACAGCAAAATGAACAAGACAT GTTTGCTCACCCTTACCAGTATGAACTGGAGCATTTTTCTCCACCAGATGGAGTTCTTACGAAACCAGAACCCCAG ATGTACAGGCCCATCAAGGAAACACCCTGTCATTTTGTCACCACACTGGATCAGCTGGTAGAACTAAATGAAAAGCTTATGAACTGTAAAGAATTTGCCCTGGACTTAGAG CACCATTCCTACAGGAGCTTCCTGGGCTTGACATGTCTGATGCAGATTTCCACGCGAACAGAAGACTTCATTATTGATACACTGGAATTGCGCAGTGACATGAACATCCTCAACGAAACCTTCACAGACCCTGCAATTGTGAAG gtCCTTCATGGTGGCGATTCAGATGTGGAATGGCTGCAAAAAGACTTTGGTCTGTACTTGGTGAACATGTTTGATACTCACCAAGCTGCTCGTCTTCTCAATTTGGGCAGGCATTCCTTGGACCACTTGCTAAAGCTGTATTGCAATGTAGATGCTGACAAGCAGTACCAACTGGCGGACTGGAGGATACG CCCTTTGCCAGAAGAAATGATTCAGTATGCCCGTGATGACACTCACTACTTGCTCTACATCTATGATAAAGTGAGGGAAGCGCTGTGGGAGAAAGGGAACGAGCAGCCCACTCAGCTGCAGGTTGTGTGGCAGCGCAGCAAGGACATCTGCCTGAAG AAATACATCAAGCCCCTCTTTACAGATGAATCCTACCTTGAGCTCTACAGGAGGCAGAAAAAACATCTCAACACACAGCAGCTGGCAGCGTTTAGGTTGCTGTTTGCATGGAGAGACAAGATGGCACGTCAAGAAGATGAGAGTACAGG ATATGTGCTACCAAATCATATGCTGTTGAAGATAGCAGAGGAGCTGCCCAA AGAACCCCAGGGCATCATTGCTTGCTGTAATCCTGTCCCACCACTAGTTCGCCAGCAGATTAATGAATTGCATCTTCTCATTCAGCAGGCCCGGGAGATGCCTCTTCTCAAG TCAGAGGTTTCTTCAGTGGTCAAGAAGAGGGCACCTCTATCCAACCCTGAG aggctggagaacaacaCCTTCTTTGGACCACATGACAGTTCCCGGATTCCTATGGATGATTTTCAGAACAACTCTGCCTTGG AGCCTGTCCCAATTTTCGAACATGGTTGTCTCTTCTCAGACAATGAGAGGACAATGAATATTCAGGATGTTCAGCCAGACTCAACATGTCTTGTTGCCACAGCCACTGTCAGCATATTCAAC gaatgtgaggaagatgaaggaaaCGAGAAGGCATTAACCGCTGCACAGCAGAAAGCTCAGCGCATAATGGAGTCCTttgaaaatccatttaaaatg TACCTGCCTGCAGAACAGAACCCCGCCTATGTCTCTCAATCTGCTAAGTTTGACCCGTCATCAAAAATTTATGAG ATCAGCAATCGATGGAAGCTGATGAGTCAGACACAAGCAAAGAAGGAGACCAAggatgaaacaaaaaagaaagcagccCAGCAGTCAG CTGCTCGGGACCAGGCACAGAAGGTGTATAAAGAGGCAGCAGAAAATATCGTGTCTGTTCGTCAGCAAGCTATG CAGGAACAAGCTAataagaaaagggagagagtcATAAGCGAAACAGGAACAGAGTTGCCAAAACAAGAGAAGAAACGGCCAAAAGCCTCCCAGCAAtcagaggagctggaagcacCGAAGCAGTTTACCCCCTTTGATTACAGCAAGACCAACTTCAAAGTGTTTGCGG GAAGCAGCAAACTGAAGCAGTCACCACAATTTGATCCTGCCAAGCAAGCTTATGCAGGCAAG aaacagaaattcgCTGGAGCTAACAAACTTCAACAGTCTGGAAACCGAAGCATGACCTACCTGGCTGGGAAAGGCGATAG GGGCTCCAAGCACCACTGGCCAAAGAGATAG
- the SRM gene encoding spermidine synthase, with the protein MERGGAAAARIREGWFRETCRLWPGQAMSLQVEELLHHQRSRYQEILVFRSTTYGNVLVLDGVIQCTERDEFSYQEMIANLPLCSHPNPRKVLIIGGGDGGVLREVVKHPTVESVVQCEIDEDVIQVSKKYLPGMAVGYSSAKLTLHVGDGFEFMKQNQEAFDVIITDSSDPMGPAESLFKESYYQLMKTALREDGILCCQGECQWLHLDLIKEMRQFCKSLFPVVEYAYCTIPTYPSGQIGFMLCSKNPNTNFREPVQQLSQQQVEERNLKYYNSDIHRAAFILPEFARKALSDV; encoded by the exons ATGGAGcgcggcggcgcggcggcggcgcggatCCGCGAGGGCTGGTTCCGGGAGACGTGCCGGCTGTGGCCCGGGCAGGCCATGTCGCTGCaggtggaggagctgctgcaccaCCAGCGCTCCCGCTACCAGGAGATCCTGGTGTTCCGCAG CACCACCTACGGCAACGTCCTGGTCCTGGACGGCGTCATCCAGTGCACGGAGCGCGACGAGTTCTCCTACCAGGAAATGATCGCCAACCTGCCCCTCTGCAGCCACCCCAACCCCCGCAAG gtGCTGATCATCGGAGGTGGCGATGGGGGAGTGCTGCGAGAGGTGGTGAAACACCCGACCGTGGAGTCCGTGGTGCAGTGCGAGATCGATGAG GATGTGATCCAGGTATCTAAGAAATACCTCCCAGGGATGGCAGTGGGCTACTCCAGCGCTAAGCTGACCTTGCACGTCGGAGATGGGTTTGAGTTCATGAAACAAAATCAAGAAGCCTTTGACGTGATTATCACAGACTCCTCTGACCCCATGG GTCCTGCAGAAAGTTTATTCAAAGAATCTTACTACCAGCTGATGAAGACAGCCCTGCGAGAAGATGGGATTCTTTGCTGCCAAG GTGAGTGCCAGTGGCTGCACCTGGATCTCATTAAGGAGATGCGTCAGTTCTGCAAGTCTCTGTTCCCTGTTGTGGAATACGCCTATTGCACCATCCCCACATATCCCAGCGGGCAGATTGGCTTCATGCTCTGCAGCAAGAACCCG AACACAAATTTCCGGGAGCCGGTGCAGCAGCTCTCGCAGCAACAAGTAGAGGAGAGGAATCTGAAATACTACAACTCTGACATTCATCGGGCAGCTTTCATTCTGCCAGAGTTTGCACGGAAG GCCCTGAGCGATGTGTGA